In Candidatus Polarisedimenticolaceae bacterium, one DNA window encodes the following:
- a CDS encoding energy transducer TonB produces the protein MRAWILGLFAAIVVHGFILLFGGLLFPRHEAEDAKVVREVDLISEEARDEEKKDAEQQEPAPEQAEEAAEEPMEAEVNRPPEAAPDPAASVTDAAPALEALSLDALEGMLSGSAGGEAGDFAESASLASGGRIGGTGAPGAGAEAERAVEEIFSMAELDQRPRPLAQASPVYPVELRKRKVEGVVYVLFVVDDGGKVVDPKVERATDPGFERPAIEAVRQWRFEPATRAGKRVAVRMRIPIRFSAES, from the coding sequence ATGCGTGCCTGGATCCTCGGCCTCTTCGCGGCGATCGTGGTGCACGGGTTCATCCTGCTTTTCGGAGGTCTGCTCTTCCCCAGACACGAGGCGGAAGACGCCAAGGTCGTCCGCGAGGTCGACCTCATTTCCGAGGAAGCCCGGGACGAGGAAAAGAAGGACGCGGAGCAGCAGGAGCCCGCCCCGGAGCAGGCCGAGGAGGCCGCCGAGGAGCCGATGGAGGCCGAGGTGAACCGGCCGCCGGAAGCGGCGCCCGATCCCGCGGCATCCGTAACCGACGCCGCCCCGGCGCTCGAGGCGCTCAGCCTCGACGCCCTCGAGGGGATGTTGTCCGGGAGCGCGGGGGGCGAAGCGGGCGACTTCGCGGAGTCCGCTTCGCTCGCCTCCGGGGGGCGCATCGGAGGCACGGGGGCCCCGGGGGCCGGGGCGGAGGCCGAGCGTGCGGTCGAGGAGATCTTCTCGATGGCCGAACTCGACCAGCGCCCCCGGCCGCTCGCGCAGGCGTCCCCGGTCTACCCCGTCGAGCTGCGCAAGAGGAAGGTCGAAGGGGTCGTCTACGTCCTGTTCGTCGTCGACGACGGCGGGAAGGTGGTCGATCCGAAGGTCGAGCGCGCGACCGACCCGGGCTTCGAGCGTCCCGCCATCGAGGCGGTGCGCCAGTGGAGGTTCGAGCCCGCCACGCGCGCCGGCAAGCGTGTCGCCGTACGGATGCGCATTCCCATCCGCTTCAGCGCCGAGAGCTGA
- a CDS encoding DUF3450 family protein produces the protein MKIRSPLIAILFCAGAALAGDAPPAAAISETRESLAKWGETRKLIFQERSDWEQGREVLESRIELARKEIADLEKKLADARAAASQTRGKQAEIRSETSRVDDLSLRLASEVEGLEARVRALHGGLPPFVLERIDPLYRRMPEPGKSAKASVAERFQNVLGILNEVHKSNSEITVATEVRALSDGKPSEVRTVYVGLGQAYYVSARGEAGVGRPGAEGWDWQPANELAGNILQVIDVLQARGKPAFIPLPVQVQ, from the coding sequence ATGAAGATCCGTTCTCCTCTGATCGCGATCCTCTTCTGCGCCGGTGCGGCACTGGCCGGGGACGCGCCGCCGGCGGCGGCGATCTCCGAGACCCGGGAGTCCCTGGCGAAGTGGGGGGAAACCCGCAAGCTCATCTTCCAGGAGCGAAGCGACTGGGAGCAGGGCCGCGAAGTCCTCGAGTCGCGGATCGAGCTCGCCCGGAAGGAGATCGCGGACCTCGAAAAGAAGCTCGCCGACGCGCGGGCGGCGGCCTCCCAGACGCGCGGGAAGCAGGCGGAAATCCGGAGCGAAACCTCGCGGGTCGACGACCTGTCGCTTCGCCTGGCCTCGGAGGTGGAGGGGCTCGAGGCTCGGGTCCGCGCGCTCCATGGGGGGTTGCCGCCGTTCGTCCTCGAGCGGATCGATCCGCTCTACCGGCGCATGCCCGAGCCCGGCAAGTCCGCCAAGGCCTCTGTGGCCGAGCGCTTCCAGAACGTCCTCGGGATCCTGAACGAGGTCCACAAGTCGAATTCCGAGATCACCGTCGCGACCGAGGTCCGCGCGCTGTCGGATGGGAAGCCCTCGGAGGTGCGCACGGTGTACGTCGGCCTCGGGCAGGCCTACTACGTCAGCGCGCGGGGCGAGGCCGGGGTCGGCCGTCCGGGCGCCGAGGGCTGGGACTGGCAGCCCGCCAACGAGCTCGCCGGGAACATCCTTCAGGTGATCGACGTCCTCCAGGCCAGGGGGAAGCCGGCGTTCATCCCCCTCCCGGTCCAGGTTCAGTAA
- a CDS encoding tetratricopeptide repeat protein yields the protein MSMVSFPMIVALLVASPADVPADLWNDPTFKQQFTGTYAILPDVEPKPTGSDRLVFEKVQPLMATNREEARLQLEKAATEAPSALVDLTLGNLAFEAGDLDEAGRRYEAAIGKFPPFRRAERALGLVRFRQGRFEEAAKHLTRAIELGNVDGLSYGLLATCLSGAGDFVAAETAYRQAILFQPGNQDWRLGLARSAFKQRKYGEASALLDTMIAGRPDRAELWQLQASAWLGLGDRAKAAENLEVVYRLGKAAPETLYTLGDLYGAESNWDLAADAYRRAVAADPRQPAASALRSAETLSQRGALEQGKALTREIASTLGASLGEEDRRRLLKLQARIAVAEGSSDEAARVLEEVVAADPLDGDALILLGQHAAKAGDVERARLLYERAAGIDAFEGQAKTRLAQLLAGQGKYQEAIPLLKRAQEIKPRDEIARYLEQVERLARQTR from the coding sequence ATGTCCATGGTGTCGTTCCCGATGATCGTCGCGCTCCTGGTCGCGTCCCCCGCCGACGTCCCGGCGGATCTCTGGAACGACCCCACCTTCAAGCAGCAGTTCACCGGGACCTACGCGATCCTCCCCGACGTGGAGCCGAAGCCCACGGGCTCGGATCGTCTGGTGTTCGAGAAGGTCCAGCCCCTCATGGCGACGAACCGCGAGGAGGCCAGGCTCCAGCTCGAGAAGGCCGCGACGGAGGCCCCGAGCGCGCTCGTCGATCTCACCCTCGGGAACCTCGCCTTCGAGGCCGGCGACCTCGACGAGGCCGGCCGGCGCTACGAGGCGGCGATCGGCAAGTTCCCCCCGTTCCGGCGTGCGGAGCGCGCACTCGGCCTCGTCCGATTCCGCCAGGGACGCTTCGAGGAGGCGGCAAAGCACCTGACCCGCGCGATCGAGCTCGGAAACGTGGACGGCCTCAGCTACGGCCTGCTCGCGACCTGCCTCTCCGGAGCGGGCGACTTCGTGGCCGCGGAGACGGCGTATCGCCAGGCGATCCTCTTCCAGCCCGGCAACCAGGACTGGCGCCTGGGCCTCGCGCGCTCCGCATTCAAACAGAGGAAGTACGGCGAGGCGTCGGCGCTTCTCGACACGATGATCGCCGGCCGGCCCGACCGCGCCGAGCTGTGGCAGCTGCAGGCCAGCGCGTGGCTGGGGCTCGGGGATCGTGCGAAGGCGGCGGAGAACCTCGAGGTCGTCTACCGGCTGGGGAAGGCCGCGCCCGAGACGCTCTACACGCTCGGCGACCTCTACGGCGCCGAGTCGAACTGGGACCTCGCCGCCGACGCCTACCGGCGCGCGGTGGCGGCGGATCCGCGCCAGCCGGCCGCGTCGGCGCTCCGTTCCGCGGAGACGTTGTCCCAGCGGGGCGCCCTCGAGCAAGGCAAGGCGCTCACGCGGGAGATCGCCTCGACGCTGGGCGCCTCCCTCGGCGAGGAGGACCGTCGCCGCCTGCTCAAGCTGCAGGCGAGGATCGCCGTCGCGGAGGGAAGCTCCGACGAGGCGGCGAGGGTCCTCGAGGAGGTCGTCGCCGCCGATCCCCTCGACGGCGACGCGCTGATCCTCCTCGGGCAACACGCCGCGAAGGCCGGCGACGTCGAGCGGGCGAGACTCCTCTACGAGCGCGCCGCGGGGATCGACGCGTTCGAGGGGCAGGCGAAGACGCGACTCGCGCAGCTGCTCGCCGGGCAGGGGAAGTACCAGGAGGCGATTCCGCTGCTCAAGCGGGCGCAGGAGATCAAGCCGCGGGACGAGATCGCGCGTTACCTCGAGCAGGTGGAGCGCCTCGCGCGCCAGACGCGCTGA
- a CDS encoding biopolymer transporter ExbD, with the protein MHGGGGGGKKARIEIIPLIDIIFFLLATFVLVSLSMTKNQGLQVALPAAAAASQLVDPSQQDKAVTLSVTKNGDVFYNKEKVSIAQLPFKLQTLKATNKDPKIVINGDAGADFKAVVAVLDETRKIGITKVGISTDAK; encoded by the coding sequence ATGCACGGGGGCGGCGGTGGCGGCAAGAAGGCCCGCATCGAGATCATCCCGCTGATCGACATCATCTTCTTCCTGCTGGCGACGTTCGTGCTGGTCTCGTTGTCGATGACCAAGAACCAGGGGCTGCAGGTGGCGCTCCCGGCCGCCGCCGCGGCGAGCCAGCTCGTGGACCCCTCGCAGCAGGACAAGGCCGTCACGCTGAGCGTGACCAAGAACGGCGACGTCTTCTACAACAAGGAAAAGGTCTCGATCGCCCAGCTGCCGTTCAAGCTGCAGACGCTCAAGGCGACCAACAAGGACCCCAAGATCGTCATCAACGGCGACGCCGGCGCGGACTTCAAGGCCGTCGTGGCGGTCCTCGACGAGACGAGGAAGATCGGCATCACCAAGGTCGGGATCTCCACGGACGCGAAGTAG
- a CDS encoding MotA/TolQ/ExbB proton channel family protein, producing the protein MPLCALVVTAAMAAAPSADQDLRKSLAELSALRESIAAEKLPLTRELAEAEQRLATLRREYDDALRSIDSSGLELGKTEGEAKLRKEEVDYVLSLLDEFTRNFETKLAVGEAQRYGETIVSAMEALENKELDEEARFDRQLAVVRQSIDRASDAFGGTRFAGSAVDPDGVLAAGHFALVGPIALFATSDGKTAGLALPQTGSPHPAVRPLAAALAPGLLAVVRDGTGLLPLDPTRGSALEELVKRGSIVHIFKKGGPIMWPLLVVSILALGAVIERTFFIIGEFRKRDPKSRQALFAAVEAGDVDRAIGIGETSRDFVTRTMSYALGHRETSLPSALLYARAQEIKRFSRGLAILDTAITIAPLLGLLGTVTGMMASFSLIGGELSAPTAITGGIAEALIATAFGLGIAIVALVPYNYLNKQIELATGELEANSTQLELLVHQAVLEGKVPPTGPMVTAMPGLEASVAAPAR; encoded by the coding sequence ATGCCGCTCTGCGCACTTGTCGTGACCGCCGCGATGGCCGCGGCTCCGTCGGCCGACCAGGATCTCCGAAAGTCGCTCGCCGAGCTCTCCGCGCTGCGGGAGTCGATCGCCGCCGAGAAGCTGCCCCTGACCCGCGAGTTGGCGGAGGCGGAGCAGCGGCTCGCGACCCTCCGCCGCGAGTACGACGACGCGCTCCGCTCCATCGACAGCTCCGGCCTCGAGCTGGGGAAGACCGAGGGCGAGGCGAAGCTCCGGAAGGAGGAGGTCGACTACGTCCTGAGCCTCCTCGACGAGTTCACGCGGAACTTCGAGACCAAGCTCGCCGTCGGCGAGGCCCAGCGTTACGGCGAAACGATCGTGAGCGCCATGGAGGCCCTCGAGAACAAGGAGCTGGACGAGGAGGCCCGCTTCGACCGCCAGCTCGCGGTCGTGCGGCAGTCGATCGATCGCGCATCCGATGCCTTCGGCGGCACCCGCTTCGCGGGCTCGGCGGTCGACCCCGACGGGGTGCTCGCCGCGGGCCACTTCGCGCTCGTCGGGCCGATCGCGCTGTTCGCGACCTCGGACGGAAAGACCGCGGGGCTCGCCCTGCCGCAGACCGGGTCGCCTCACCCTGCGGTCCGCCCGCTGGCCGCGGCCCTGGCTCCGGGCCTGCTCGCGGTGGTCCGCGACGGCACGGGGCTGCTTCCGCTCGATCCCACGCGCGGCTCCGCCCTGGAGGAGCTCGTCAAGCGCGGCAGCATCGTGCACATCTTCAAGAAGGGCGGCCCCATCATGTGGCCGCTGCTCGTCGTGTCGATCCTCGCCCTGGGCGCCGTGATCGAGAGGACGTTCTTCATCATCGGGGAGTTCCGCAAGCGCGACCCCAAGTCCCGCCAGGCCCTGTTCGCGGCCGTGGAGGCGGGGGACGTCGACCGCGCGATCGGGATCGGCGAGACGTCGAGGGACTTCGTCACCCGCACGATGTCCTACGCTCTCGGCCATCGCGAGACCTCGCTCCCGAGCGCGCTGCTCTACGCGCGCGCGCAGGAGATCAAGCGCTTCAGTCGGGGGCTCGCGATCCTCGACACCGCGATCACGATCGCGCCCCTTCTCGGCCTGCTGGGAACCGTCACCGGGATGATGGCGTCGTTCTCGCTCATCGGCGGCGAGCTCAGCGCTCCGACGGCGATCACCGGCGGCATCGCGGAGGCGCTGATCGCGACCGCGTTCGGCCTGGGGATCGCGATCGTGGCGCTGGTCCCCTACAACTACCTCAACAAGCAGATCGAGCTCGCCACCGGCGAGCTCGAGGCGAACTCGACGCAGCTGGAGCTCCTCGTCCACCAGGCGGTGCTCGAGGGCAAGGTGCCCCCGACGGGCCCGATGGTCACGGCGATGCCGGGCCTCGAGGCGTCCGTTGCGGCGCCGGCGAGGTGA